The following are encoded together in the Canis aureus isolate CA01 chromosome 30, VMU_Caureus_v.1.0, whole genome shotgun sequence genome:
- the LOC144301632 gene encoding keratin-associated protein 13-2-like: MSYSCCSGNFSSSRSFGGYLRYPSSSCGSSHPSNLVYRTDVCSPSTCQVGSSLHSGCQETCCKPTSCQTSCVVSRPCPTSCYRPRTSTLCSPCQTTCSGSLGLGSSSCRSLGYGSRSCYPTSLASRSFQSCYRPTYISAFCKST; encoded by the coding sequence ATGTCCTACAGCTGCTGCTCTGGAAACTTCTCCTCCTCCCGCTCCTTTGGGGGATACCTGCGCTACCCCAGCTCCTCCTGTGGCTCATCCCACCCCAGCAACCTGGTCTACCGCACTGACGTCTGCTCTCCCAGCACCTGCCAGGTGGGCTCCTCCCTTCACAGTGGCTGTCAGGAGACCTGCTGTAAGCCCACCAGCTGCCAGACATCCTGTGTGGTGTCCAGACCTTGCCCGACGTCCTGCTACCGCCCAAGGACCTCCACGCTCTGCAGTCCCTGCCAGACGACTTGCTCTGGGTCTCTGGGTTTGGGGTCTAGCAGCTGCCGTTCCCTGGGCTATGGATCCAGAAGCTGCTACCCGACCTCCTTGGCTTCTAGAAGTTTCCAGTCTTGTTACAGGCCAACCTATATATCAGCTTTCTGTAAATCAACTTGA